A window of the Tiliqua scincoides isolate rTilSci1 chromosome 5, rTilSci1.hap2, whole genome shotgun sequence genome harbors these coding sequences:
- the LOC136652817 gene encoding olfactory receptor 1M1-like, with the protein MENQTTVTYFVLLGFSYSPPVQMFLFCTFSLIYAVTLMGNMLIMAAIRSNNHLHSPMYFFLSHLSFIDICFSTVTLPKLLLNFYASKKISYGGCIAQVFFIFLTGTTEAFVLGAMAYDRYTAICKPMYYVKMMNSAVCRSLVGSAWTISCLFALTNALPLLKLVFCGPNTIQHFSCELPSLLALSCTETSQNTMTFFISSSIVAAPSLVILVSYIHIIATVLKMNSAEAKRKTFSTCSSHLIIVVLFFGTGCFRHMRPSSASSLIVDDFFSIQYSISTPMLNPIIYSLNTRAVREATQKLIGCKPLMAHVMQKC; encoded by the coding sequence atggaaaaccaGACCACAGTGACCTATTTTGTTCTCTTGGGATTTTCCTACAGTCCCCCAGTCCAGATGttcctcttctgtaccttttccctGATATATGCAGTAACCCTGATGGGAAACATGTTGATAATGGCAGCAATAAGGAGCAACAACCACTTGCacagccccatgtacttcttcctgagtCACCTGTCCTTCATTGATATCTGCTTTTCTACGGTGACGCTGCCCAAGCTCCTTCTGAACTTCTATGCAAGCAAGAAAATTTCGTATGGTGGCTGCATAGCCCAGGTGTTCTTTATCTTTCTGACAGGAACCACAGAAGCATTTGTTCTTGGAGCCATGGCTTATGACCGATACACTGCCATATGCAAACCCATGTACTATGTAAAGATGATGAACAGTGCAGTATGCAGGAGCCTGGTAGGAAGTGCATGGACAATAAGCTGCTTATTTGCACTGACAAATGCATTGCCCCTACTGAAGCTAGTGTTCTGTGGTCCAAACACTATCCAGCATTTCAGCTGTGAACTCCCATCTCTGCTTGCCTTATCCTGCACTGAGACTTCCCAGAACACAATGACCTTCTTCATTTCTAGTAGTATAGTAGCAGCACCTTCATTGGTCATTCTGGTGTCCTATATCCACATCATTGCTACAGTCCTGAAGATGAACTCTGCAGAAGCCAAAAGAAAAACCTTCTCCACCTGCAGTTCTCACCTGATTATTGTGGTCTTATTCTTTGGCACTGGCTGCTTTCGGCATATGAGGCCCAGCTCAGCCTCCTCACTCATTGTTGATGACTTCTTTTCCATCCAATATAGCATCTCCACTCCTATGTTGAATCCCATCATCTACAGCCTGAATACCAGGGCAGTGAGAGAAGCCACCCAGAAATTGATAGGGTGCAAGCCATTGATGGCTCATGTTATGCAGAAATGTTAA
- the LOC136652818 gene encoding olfactory receptor 5A1-like, with product MENKTTVTYFVLLGFSYSPPVQMFLFCTFFLIYAVTLMGNMMIIAAVRSNSHLHSPMYFFLSHLSFIDIFTSSVMVPNLLLNFYASKTISYSGCIAQMFFILLTGATEEFVLAAMAYDRYTAICKPMYYVKVMNSVVCKSLVGGAWMISCLYALTNALPLLKLLFCGPNTIQHFSCELPSLLALSCTETSQNTMTFFISSCTVAAPLFLVILVSYVHIISTVLKMNSAEARRKTFSTCSSHLIVVILFFGTGSFRYMRPSSASSLIVDDFFSIQYSISTPMLNPIIYSLNTRAVREAIKKLIGCKPLMAHVMQKC from the coding sequence atggaaaacaaGACCACAGTGACCTATTTTGTTCTCTTGGGATTTTCCTACAGTCCCCCAGTCCAGATGttcctcttctgtacctttttctTGATATATGCAGTGACCCTGATGGGAAATATGATGATTATAGCAGCAGTAAGGAGCAATAGCCACTTGCAcagccccatgtatttcttcctgagTCATCTGTCCTTCATTGATATCTTCACCTCTTCAGTCATGGTGCCCAACCTCCTGCTGAATTTCTATGCAAGCAAGACAATTTCGTACAGTGGTTGCATAGCCCAGATGTTTTTCATCTTACTGACGGGGGCCACGGAAGAGTTCGTTCTTGCAGCCATGGCTTATGACCGATACACTGCCATATGCAAGCCCATGTACTATGTAAAGGTCATGAACAGTGTGGTATGCAAGAGCCTGGTGGGGGGTGCGTGGATGATAAGCTGCTTATATGCATTGACAAATGCATTGCCCCTACTGAAGCTACTATTCTGTGGTCCAAACACTATCCAGCATTTCAGCTGTGAACTCCCATCTCTGCTTGCCTTATCCTGCACTGAGACTTCCCAGAACACAATGACCTTCTTCATTTCTAGTTGTACAGTAGCAGCTCCATTATTCTTGGTTATTCTGGTGTCCTATGTTCATATCATCTCTACAGTCCTGAAGATGAACTCTGCAGAAGCCAGAAGGAAAACCTTCTCAACCTGCAGTTCTCATTTGATTGTTGTGATCTTATTCTTTGGTACAGGCAGCTTTAGATACATGAGGCCCAGCTCAGCCTCCTCGCTCATTGTCGATGACTTCTTTTCCATCCAATACAGCATTTCCACGCCTATGTTGAATCCCATCATCTACAGCCTGAATACCAGGGCAGTGAGGGAAGCTATCAAGAAACTGATAGGGTGCAAGCCATTGATGGCTCATGTTATGCAGAAATGTTAA